The genomic interval AGAGCAAAGCGATTATTGCACGGATGCCTTTGCATGACATTCAGGAGAAGCTTGTGAAGGACTCGACGGTGTGCCTAATTCTTCGCAAGGTCCTTACAGAATGACAACGGTTGTATGGCTGTCATTGCCAAACGGGCGGCGCGTTAATTAATCTTCACGATTGCGCCTTGAATTGTCAACGCGCCGCTGGCCTTGAGCGTCATGGTGGCGCCGGCTTCGATATCGATTTTTTGTGATTTGATTTTCAACTGCGCCGTGCTTTCGATGGTGATGCTGTTTTGCACCGAGTCGATCACGATGAAATTCGAGCCGGACTTGTCGCGGACTTCGATCTTCTCGCTGCCCGCAGCATCATCCAGCACCACTTTGTGGCCGGCTTTGGTGTGGATTTCGACCTTCTCCTTCTTGGCCTCATGATCGTCGTTGAAAATTATCTCATGGCCGCTGCGCGATTTGATTTTGCGAATGTTGTTCTTGCCGTCGCTGTTGGTCTCCGGCGGTTTATCCTGGCCATTCCACAGGCCGCCGATGACGTAGGGGTGGCGAATGTCCTCGCGCTCAAAAGCTACCAGCACTTCATCGCCAACCTCGGGCAAAAAGAAGCTGCCGCGATCCTTGCCCGCCATCAGAGTCGCAATGCGTGCCCAGTGACTCTCGTCCTGGTTTTCTCGCCACGGAAAGCGCACCTTGACCCGCCCCATGCCTTGCGGGTCTTTGTTGTTGGTAACCACGCCAACACCGACGCCCTTGATTTTCCCGCCGGTCTCCTGATCTTCGCTCTCCCGCGACAAGTCGAACATGTTCATATGGTCGTGTCCTTCACATTGAAGGTGGTTTTGTAGCCGGAGGCGCTCACCGTGTGCGTGCTTTTTTCGAGATAGTAGTTCTTGCTGAACTTTTGGCCCAGCCCCTTGAAGCCGATGGTTTGGTCAATGAACAGCAGGGGAATGCCGATCACTTCGCCGCTGCCTTTGACAAAACCTTCACCGCGCTTTTTGAGAATCGCCTGCGCCCGGCGATTGGCCTCTTCCTGGCTGTACACCGGCTGGCGCACGCGATGCACCGGCGGCTCGTCCCGGCAAATTTGCTTGATCACTTCACCGCCGCTCTGCCGGCCGCCGGTACGGCCCGGCTCCTCCCCAGCTTTGGCCTTGCCCACGATCTCCTGTTTGGTTGTGACGTTCCAGCCTCTCACCTCCACTTCGGTGATTTGTTCGGAGATGTTGATCTCCGGGGTGAAGCTGGTCAATCCCCTGCCCCATTCGAATTCGAAGGTCGGATCTTTCCCCTCGAAAGCCGGCCGGCTATGCAGCGTCTCATCGAACACGTAAAGCTCGAAGCCGTTGCGCTCCGCCAGTTTCTTGATGAACTCCAAATCGCTTTCCTGGCTCTGCTCGATGCGGGGATGGCTGACGCGCGTGTCATCGACCTGGGGGGTGAGACCGTGCTTGCGCGCAATTTGGGAAATGACAAAGCTGTCGGTCTGGTCGTCCCAGCGCTCGGATTTTTTGCCGCGGCCCATGCAGTAGGATAGATCGAAGCCGCTCACCGTGATTTGCGGCAGGCCGCCGGCGGGAAAGCTGGTGCGCACTTCGGTGATCAGGCCGTGCATCTTCAACTGCAGCTCATCGCGGTAACCCATTTCGATCTTCACGCGCTTGCCAAACGCAAAGAGATCGCCCAGCCAGCGGAATTCGCGCGCGCGAATGTCAAAGGCATTGTTGACCACAAACGAGAATTGATCGGAGCCTGCCAGGCTGTGATCCACGGTGACGTTGGTGATTTCGATACCCAGCGGCAACAGTTCCTTGCCCGCGACATAGACTTTCGCAATCGGCGCGTAGAAATTGTGATATTTTTTCTCGAGCTCACCGAAGTTCATTTTCGCCATCCAATGGCGGGATGATCAGTTCCCGCCCTATGGTCACGGTACGCGGATTGTCGAGATTGTTCTTCTCGGCGATGAAGCGCCACCGGCCGGGATCGTTGTATTCCCGCGCCGCCAACAGCCACAAACTGTCACTCTCTTTGAACACCACCCGTTTGGTGCGGTCTGCGGATTGCGGCTTGATGTCCTGCAATTGCTCGGTGACGGTGCGGTATTCCTTAAGAGTGAGATTCAACGTGGCGCGCACCGGCGTGCCATCATCCAAAAACATAGTGAACTTCTGCGTCATCCGCTCGATGATGGCGTTGAAGGAAAAATGGCCGCCGCCGTCACCCCAGACGAACTGACACACTGGCGGGGCATGCGTGTCGGAATCGATTTCCAACAATCTGGCAATCAGGCCGGTGTAGTTGCGCACGTCTTCGCTTTGGTGATCGGTATAAGTGTCGAAGAGCAGTTCCATGGTCAGCGTATCGGCATTGCCGTTGACGAATTGCGCCACGGGATTCGCCAAGCCGGGCAGCGCGTTCATTTGATATTGATTGCTCTTCTCGACCGAGTATTCCGTCGGGTTGTACAACACCGCGATTTCACGCCCTTTGAGCGCGCCTTGCAACGGCTTGATGAAGGCCTTTTTGAGATTCTTGGGCAACACTGCCGCAATCTCCTTTGCGTTTAGCGAACGGGTTCACCGCATGCTGGAATGCGTCATTGTGGTAATCATCATTTCATGGTTTCCCCGACCCAGACAAGCCGGAACCGAAAAGAAGAAACTCACGCAAAGTCGCCAAGACGCAAAGAAACCGCGAAGCTTTTCTTAGCCGGACCTTTGCGGCTCTGCGTCTTGGCGTGAATATCATTGCTTGTTTGCACGAATTGAATCTTCAGATACGAACAGAACGCTGACTTCCTTCACAGGCCCCGGCGGATGCGTTCATTGCGCATCTTGCGCTCCAATTCCGCATAGACCCGGTCGGTGAGTTGACTGAGATCAGGTTCTGCGAGGGCAACCGGCTTGGTTGAAACAGCGGCACCGCCGGCGGCTTTTGCCGCGGTGATCATCTCAGGCAGAGCGGCGGCAATCTGGCGCTGGCCGTCTTCTTTGCGTTGCGGCCGGTGCAATGTCATTTCAGGCGCAAAGGCATGCGGATGGCTTTGCGCCCAGGTACGTTCCGGCCGGCGCAGCCACATCTCAGAGGATGCCCGGCCATCAGCGGCCGTGGCTGTAGTCGGCGGCGCCAATGCCGCAAGGTAATGCCACTGCATGCGCTCGAACCGCGTTTGGCTGCGGCCGTAGCGGGAAATCACGAGCAAGTTGTTGCTGCGGGAATACGCGGTGTGGGAAACACGGTCCGCGATTCCGGCGGTGAAAGTTCGGGGCAACAAGTTAACCGGCGACAGTCGCCATTCTTGCTTTCCGTGCACGAAGTCCAGCTTTGGCGATGATGCCACCCCCTTCCGCCTCGGCGAAACTCGCTGGAATTCTCCCGACTGATGGCGTCGAGCACTGGCTTCAAATCGGCCTGCCGTATCGGGCGGGAACACAGTTTCTCGAATCCGATCCGTCGTCAGCCGCAGCTCGCTTGTAAGTGGCAACCCCGCGCCCGGCAACAGGAGCAGTTCCCTTCGAAGCTCAGCAACGGTCGGGTGTCGATGCGTCAATGTCGACGATTGCTGTCGTAAGGACATCACCGTCGCGGCGAATTGCCTGAAATGGGCGTGTTGTTGTCGCCGCTCGATAAACTGCGGTGACCAGCACAATTCTGCTGCCAATTGGGCCAGCCAAACGCGCGCGCAGCGCATCTCGAATGAAAGATTCACCTGCAAGGGCAGGCGCCGTTGGTTGCGCCAGACCAGCCCGGGTCCGGCGCCCCAGCGCGTTTTACAGCCATGACGCCGCAATAAGCGCTGCACAAAGCCGCGCTGGCCTGTGCCGATTCCCCGACGCCTCGGCCTCGGCTTGATGGCGAGATAGAGTTGTGCCGTTGTTCCGGGGGCCATCGTTGCAGAGTCCTATCCCTTGCGAATGCCGCGATGAACGAATTCCACACTTTCGACCGCGATGTTGTTGCCGGTGGCATTGAGGTCCGCGCTCGACCACTTCACCGGAAAGGCCTCGCTGAACACCCAGCGCCATTTGTCATTGCCCTGCTGATCGCGCAGCACCAGAGTGATGTCCCGGCGGTCGATCTTGCCGCGCACCACTTCCTGGTGCCAGCGCCAAAGTTGCTCGGCGTCGGTAATGCCCCGCTTCAGCGTGAGATTGCCGTATTTCGTGGTCTTGACGAATTTGTGCAGGAAGAGATTGACTCCGCCTTCGCGATAGTCTTCAACTTCGGTTTCCGCCTGCAGCCCGGTGGCCTCGGAGAAGCCGCCGGCTTCGATGCCTTCGATCAGCACCACGAACCGGAAAACGGCATAGGGATCAAGCGGGCGCGCCATGTTTCCGCTCCCGCTTACATTTCAAAAACATTCTGCGGTTCATTGTTCAGCTCGCGGTTGATCTTCGAAATCCGCTCGCACCAGCGCCGCCTCTCGTGGTGCTCGAGGCTCATGATTTCCTCATGCGACCAATGAAAGTGGTAGGCGACAAAGGCCATCTCCTCGTAGAGGCGGTCGAGGGGATAGCCGGTTATGCTTCCCCCAGGCCGGTCATCTCCACTTCGAACTTGTGCTCGCATTTCGGGCAGCGGGCGGTGATGCCGGTTTTGCCGTCGCCATTCACCTTCTCGTAAAGCGCCTGCAGGTAAGAGAGATCGGCGGCATAGAGTTTCTCGATCAGGCCGGGATTGAGATCGGTAATGCTGCCGAGTTTGGTGATCACACGCGCAAGCACAATCACTGTCAAGTAGGCGGGATTGGACTGCACGCGCGGATCGCGCATCGGCAGAATCTCGTCACCGGCGGTGGCCAGCCGCATCACACCCTCTTTGTGCAGGGTGCCGTGCTCATCGAGGTAGCCCTTGGGCAGCGTAAATTTGATCTCGGTTTGAAAAGCCATGATGTCATCATCCTCCAACAAGAGTTCGCGCCCGCGCTGGCAGTAGCACGGCGCCTGGTGCTTTGTTACCTTGATTTGTAAGTGCGACGCCGAACGTCATACGGACGGAATTTGGGGGGCGGGTGGCGCCGTGCTCAAAACTTCACAAGATCCTGCCAGGATGACAATGATGGTGGATCTGTTTTTCAAGGTAACAGTGTACTCGCCTGCCATCAACGAAGCAGGCCGGTGTCATTGGCGTCGCATCAACTCACGCGAATGACGCCTTCATTGCAGATTTCCAGCGTCTCGATCGCGACTTCGTTGCCTTTGGCATTCAACGTGGTGGGCGTGTACTTGGTCGGCCAGCCCTCCACGATGTTCCAGCGCGCCTTGTCACTCCCGTCTTCGCCCTGCACCACGATGGCGAGATTCTTTC from Cytophagia bacterium CHB2 carries:
- a CDS encoding peptidoglycan-binding protein, yielding MPKNLKKAFIKPLQGALKGREIAVLYNPTEYSVEKSNQYQMNALPGLANPVAQFVNGNADTLTMELLFDTYTDHQSEDVRNYTGLIARLLEIDSDTHAPPVCQFVWGDGGGHFSFNAIIERMTQKFTMFLDDGTPVRATLNLTLKEYRTVTEQLQDIKPQSADRTKRVVFKESDSLWLLAAREYNDPGRWRFIAEKNNLDNPRTVTIGRELIIPPLDGENELR
- a CDS encoding phage tail assembly protein yields the protein MAFQTEIKFTLPKGYLDEHGTLHKEGVMRLATAGDEILPMRDPRVQSNPAYLTVIVLARVITKLGSITDLNPGLIEKLYAADLSYLQALYEKVNGDGKTGITARCPKCEHKFEVEMTGLGEA
- a CDS encoding phage late control D family protein, coding for MAKMNFGELEKKYHNFYAPIAKVYVAGKELLPLGIEITNVTVDHSLAGSDQFSFVVNNAFDIRAREFRWLGDLFAFGKRVKIEMGYRDELQLKMHGLITEVRTSFPAGGLPQITVSGFDLSYCMGRGKKSERWDDQTDSFVISQIARKHGLTPQVDDTRVSHPRIEQSQESDLEFIKKLAERNGFELYVFDETLHSRPAFEGKDPTFEFEWGRGLTSFTPEINISEQITEVEVRGWNVTTKQEIVGKAKAGEEPGRTGGRQSGGEVIKQICRDEPPVHRVRQPVYSQEEANRRAQAILKKRGEGFVKGSGEVIGIPLLFIDQTIGFKGLGQKFSKNYYLEKSTHTVSASGYKTTFNVKDTTI
- a CDS encoding phage tail protein, with product MNMFDLSRESEDQETGGKIKGVGVGVVTNNKDPQGMGRVKVRFPWRENQDESHWARIATLMAGKDRGSFFLPEVGDEVLVAFEREDIRHPYVIGGLWNGQDKPPETNSDGKNNIRKIKSRSGHEIIFNDDHEAKKEKVEIHTKAGHKVVLDDAAGSEKIEVRDKSGSNFIVIDSVQNSITIESTAQLKIKSQKIDIEAGATMTLKASGALTIQGAIVKIN
- a CDS encoding phage tail protein; the protein is MARPLDPYAVFRFVVLIEGIEAGGFSEATGLQAETEVEDYREGGVNLFLHKFVKTTKYGNLTLKRGITDAEQLWRWHQEVVRGKIDRRDITLVLRDQQGNDKWRWVFSEAFPVKWSSADLNATGNNIAVESVEFVHRGIRKG